In Taeniopygia guttata chromosome 2, bTaeGut7.mat, whole genome shotgun sequence, one genomic interval encodes:
- the NKTR gene encoding NK-tumor recognition protein isoform X1: MGVQDRPQCFFEIEINREPVGRIMFQLFSDICPKTCKNFLCLCSGEKGIGKTTGKKLCYKGTTFHRVVKNFMIQGGDFSEGNGKGGESIYGGYFKDENFILKHDRAFLLSMANRGKHTNGSQFFITTKPAPHLDGVHVVFGLVISGFEVIEQIENLKTDTASRPYADVRVIDCGVLVTRSAKDALEKKKKVCSDSEASESSSSVSSSSESSSESEAENERSRRKKRKRRAKTKQSRKRRKEERKKEDPRCKRTSSQRRSLSDKSDVADKVDLSTKRDKPVVRPEEIPPVPENRFLLRRDVPVVNIEPEPKLLDAAPVLTDQKPSVSKSGRKIKGRGTIRYHTPPRSRSCSESDDEESSETPPHWKEEMQRLRTYRAPSGEKWSKGDKLSDPCTSRWDERSASRRSRSWSHNGYADLSTVRYSSHHKKHRKEKKKVKHKKKSKKQKHFKKHKQTKKKKTSASSDVESSHSFHRRTKSSCDRERKSRSSSLSSRRSSRRDWSKSDKEDQSLSSLSSRGSRSYYRSRSRSRSKSRSYSRRSSRSRSASKSSRSRSRSRSSSNPRQQKTVPNSPRNISTRLNDTKLTKTAEPVRAVILPSDKVIVPPVVPENLPVIPLSDSPPPSRWKPGQKPWKPSYERIQEMKAKTTHLIPTQTNYSLVVVKEANASSSYRKQERSSESDRSGYSKGRSDRSSESWPRSRSRSSRSRSYSRSYSRSRSPSSSRTKSPSSGRSPSPSKYRSDRSGYSESTSDYSLSDEDRHRNKRKSTSSDPKARGLKVRQETSSESTLPYTHPKDYDESSQGLKESDSLSSSDFSSDSERSAKAKAVQEKEGRFPLEGDAEKQDKNSLSCERGEEKAKGERDSDHSKKKAAKEKCSEQPRGGAKTKRKSYSGSKWDSESNSERGEAKHNRGDSRPSSGKEEGEATSGSDTELSVTKRIKNQSNSSEGFLGTDCTWKTSKQLSSSESESSCSSSADTRGKLKKHKHGWKKTPKKSHSKKAKEKSKGKKEKKHKVQKRKEIFHWQPPLEFGEEEDDEINEKPVTKDDKKEKQLSRDIKDKKQVYEKDETVTDKMGNGEKSCVSENLLDKNTTSGVSPDHSNLNKEPIETSTSTGILNSGINVAACKSEIKQAEENNQNGLEDVIQTDDNMEICTPDRNSPGKVDVDVLSPVILTAKPLSAGVNKELQVETPEQDAVKLGNNIRDFINIKEGKEMGRQENNSAPVSGAKDCSLKSENSENTPSNMIDNKWKPLQGVGNLKPATISMTMEVKNVASAPEPKPAGLRIEIKAKNKVRPGSLFDEVRKTARLNRRPRNQESSSEEESPSRDDNSPSRSLSRSRSKSESKSRHRTRSISYSHSRSRSRSSTYSYRSRSYSRSRSRGWYSRDRSRSRSSSYHSYKSRSRSYSRSRSRSSSYGHHSRSSRSYSYDSYYSRSRSRSKRSDSYRRSRSYDRRSRSYGSDSDSDRSYSNNRSPSESSRYS; the protein is encoded by the exons ttGGTCGAATTATGTTTCAACTCTTCTCAGACATTTGTCCAAAGACTTGTAAGAACTTCCTTTGCTTGTGCTCGG GTGAAAAAGGAATTGGCAAAACAACTGGGAAGAAGCTGTGCTACAAAGGCACCACATTCCATCGTGTGGTTAAAAACTTCATGATTCAGGGTGGGGACTTCAGTGAAG GTAATGGAAAAGGAGGTGAATCTATTTATGGTGGCTATTTTAAAG aTGAAAACTTTATTCTCAAACATGACAGAGCGTTCCTTTTGTCAATGGCAAACCGAGGGAAACATACCAATGGTTCCCAATTTTTCAT AACAACAAAACCTGCTCCTCATCTCGATGG TGTGCACGTTGTCTTTGGGCTGGTTATTTCTGGGTTTGAAGTCATAGAACAGATAGAAAATCTCAAAACCGATACTGCGAGCAGGCCCTACGCAGACGTCCGAGTCATTGACTGCGGGGTGCTGGTCACCAGATCAGCTAAAGATG CtttggagaagaagaagaaagtttgCTCTGACTCAGAAGCCTCAGAGTCCTCTTCCAGTGTGTCCAGCTCTTCGGAATCCTCATCTGAGAGTGAGGCTGAGAAtgaaaggagcaggaggaaaaagaggaaaagaagagctAAAACCAAACAGTCCAGGAAAcgaaggaaggaggagaggaagaaggaggatCCAAGGTGCAAGCGAACCTCAAGCCAAAGACG CAGCCTTTCTGACAAGAGCGATGTCGCAGACAAAGTCGACCTTAGCACAAAGCGGGACAAGCCTGTGGTACGTCCTGAAGAAATCCCCCCAGTGCctgaaaatagatttttgcTCAGAAGAGATGTGCCTGTTGTCAATATAGAGCCTGAACC GAAGCTTCTTGATGCTGCACCAGTTCTGACTGACCAGAAACCATCAGTCTCTAAATCTGGACGAAAAATTAAAGGAAGAGGCACAATA CGCTATCACACCCCGCCGCGGTCGCGCTCCTGCTCCGAGTCGGACGATGAGGAGAGCAGCGAGACCCCTCCCCACTGGAAGGAGGAGATGCAGAGGCTGCGGACGTACCGAGCACCCAGCGGGGAGAAGTGGAGCAAAGGAGACAA atTGAGTGACCCCTGTACAAGCAGATGGGATGAGAGAAGTGCATCCCGGAGATCCAGGTCTTGGTCCCATAACGGTTATGCTGATCTAAGCACTGTGAGATACTCCAGCCATCACAAGAAGCacaggaaagagaagaagaaggtgaagcataaaaagaaatctaaaaagCAGAAGCATTTCAAGAAGcacaagcaaacaaagaaaaagaaaacatcagcCTCATCAGATGTAGAATCCTCTCATTCCTTCCACAGGAGGACAAAATCATCTTGTGATCGTGAGAGGAAATCTCGTTCTTCCTCATTGTCTTCCAGGCGTTCATCCAGGAGAGACTGGTCTAAATCTGATAAGGAAGACCAGAGCTTGTCGTCTTTATCAAGCAGAGGGTCTCGATCATACTACAGGTCCAGATCCAGGTCTAGATCTAAATCAAGATCTTACTCCAGAAGAAGTTCTAGGTCAAGATCAGCCTCTAAATCATCGCGATCTCGAAGTAGGTCACGGTCAAGTTCTAACCCCAGGCAGCAAAAGACTGTTCCCAATTCTCCACGAAATATTTCAACACGGTTAAATGACACTAAGCTGACCAAGACTGCTGAGCCTGTCCGAGCAGTGATCCTGCCCAGTGACAAGGTTATCGTGCCACCAGTTGTCCCAGAAAATCTCCCTGTCATACCCTTAAGTGACAGTCCCCCACCTTCAAGGTGGAAACCTGGGCAGAAACCTTGGAAGCCATCGTATGAGCGAATTCAGGAGATGAAAGCTAAAACAACCCACTTAATTCCCACCCAAACTAATTACAGTTTAGTGGTTGTTAAGGAAGCCAACGCTTCTTCCTCCTATCGCAAGCAGGAGAGGAGCTCCGAGAGCGATCGGAGCGGTTATTCCAAAGGCCGCAGCGACAGGAGCTCGGAGAGCTGGCCGAGGTCCAGGAGCCGGTCCTCTCGAAGCCGCTCATACTCAAGATCTTACTCAAGGTCTAGAAGCCCATCGAGCTCGAGGACAAAATCTCCTTCCTCTGGCAGGTCACCATCCCCGAGTAAATACCGCAGTGACAGGTCGGGCTACAGCGAGTCCACGTCCGACTATTCGCTCAGCGATGAGGACAGGCACAGGAACAAAAGGAAATCCACATCCAGCGATCCCAAAGCTCGGGGCCTCAAAGTGAGACAGGAAACGAGCTCTGAAAGCACTTTGCCTTACACGCATCCAAAGGATTACGATGAGTCTTCCCAAGGGTTGAAGGAGAGTGACAGTTTGTCATCCTCAGACTTCTCCTCCGACAGCGAGCGCTCTGCCAAAGCCAAAGCGGTCCAAGAAAAAGAAGGCCGCTTTCCATTAGAAGGGGATGCGGAGAAACAGGATAAAAATAGCTTAAGTTGTGAGAGAGGGGAGGAGAAAGCCAAGGGTGAGCGAGATtctgatcactccaaaaagaaagcagctaAGGAGAAAtgctcagagcagcccagagGTGGTGCAAAAACCAAACGCAAATCCTACTCAGGTAGCAAATGGGACTCGGAGTCAAACTCTGAAAGAGGAGAGGCAAAGCATAATAGGGGGGATTCCAGACCCTCCTctgggaaggaagaaggagaggCCACCTCAGGGTCTGACACGGAGCTTAGTGTTACCAAAAGGATAAAAAACCAATCCAATTCCTCAGAGGGCTTTTTGGGTACTGACTGCACCTGGAAGACAAGCAAACAGTTGTCATCTTCTGAATCTGAGAGTTCTTGTTCCAGCTCAGCAGACACTCGAGGCAAGTtgaaaaaacacaaacatgGGTGGAAAAAGACTCCTAAAAAATCACAttccaaaaaagcaaaagaaaaatcaaaagggaaaaaggagaaaaaacacaaagtccagaaaagaaaagaaatatttcattggCAGCCCCCGCTTGAGTTTGGAGAAGAAGAGGATGATGAGATAAATGAAAAGCCGGTTACCAAGgatgataaaaaagaaaagcagcttagCAGGGACATAAAGGATAAAAAACAAGTTTATGAAAAGGATGAAACAGTCACAGATAAAATGGGAAATGGTGAAAAGTCGTGTGTCAGTGAAAACCTTTTAGATAAAAACACCACaagtggggtctcaccagatCACAGCAACCTTAATAAAGAGCCCATTGAAACAAGCACTTCAACTGGTATTTTAAACTCAGGAATAAACGTGGCTGCCTGCAAGAGTGAGATTAAGCAAGCTGAAGAAAATAACCAGAATGGGCTGGAAGATGTTATTCAGACAGATGACAACATGGAGATTTGTACTCCAGATCGTAACTCGCCGGGGAAGGTGGATGTGGATGTTTTGTCTCCTGTCATTCTCACTGCTAAACCTTTAAGTGCTGGTGTAAATAAAGAGTTACAGGTTGAGACCCCTGAGCAAGATGCTGTCAAACTGGGAAACAACATAAGAGactttattaatattaaagaaggaaaagaaatgggaaggcaagaaaataactctgctcctgtgtctggtGCTAAAGACTGTagtttaaaaagtgaaaattctgaaaatacacCAAGCAATATGATAGACAATAAGTGGAAGCCTTTGCAAGGTGTTGGTAACTTGAAACCAGCAACAATCAGTATGACCATGGAGGTTAAAAATGTAGCATCAGCACCAGAACCTAAACCAGCAGGTTTAAGaattgaaataaaagcaaaaaataaagtaaGGCCTGGTTCTCTCTTTGATGAGGTGAGGAAAACAGCCCGGCTAAATCGTCGGCCAAGGAACCAAGAAAGCTCCAGTGAGGAGGAATCTCCAAGCAGAGATGACAACAGCCCTTCCAGGAGTCTCAGCAGGTCACGAAGTAAATCTGAGTCCAAATCCAGACACAGAACAAGGTCCATATCCTACAGTCACTCGAGAAGTCGATCCCGAAGTTCTACATATTCATATAG GTCCAGGAGCTACTCGAGGAGCCGGAGCCGGGGCTGGTACAGCAGAGATCGCTCCAGGAGCCGGAGTAGTTCCTACCACAGCTACAAGAGCCGTAG TCGGAGCTACAGCAGGAGCCGATCCAGGAGCAGTTCCTATGGTCACCACAGTCGATCCAG CAGGTCCTACAGCTATGACAGTTACTACAGCAGGAGTCGGAGCAGGAGCAAGAGGAGCGACAGCTACCGGAGATCTCGGAGCTACGACCGGAGATCCAG GTCCTACGGCTCTGACAGCGACAGCGATCGTAGCTACTCCAACAACAGGAGCCCCAGTGAGAGCAGCAGATACAGTTGA
- the NKTR gene encoding NK-tumor recognition protein isoform X5 — translation MCQLKISVQALEKKKKVCSDSEASESSSSVSSSSESSSESEAENERSRRKKRKRRAKTKQSRKRRKEERKKEDPRCKRTSSQRRSLSDKSDVADKVDLSTKRDKPVVRPEEIPPVPENRFLLRRDVPVVNIEPEPKLLDAAPVLTDQKPSVSKSGRKIKGRGTIRYHTPPRSRSCSESDDEESSETPPHWKEEMQRLRTYRAPSGEKWSKGDKLSDPCTSRWDERSASRRSRSWSHNGYADLSTVRYSSHHKKHRKEKKKVKHKKKSKKQKHFKKHKQTKKKKTSASSDVESSHSFHRRTKSSCDRERKSRSSSLSSRRSSRRDWSKSDKEDQSLSSLSSRGSRSYYRSRSRSRSKSRSYSRRSSRSRSASKSSRSRSRSRSSSNPRQQKTVPNSPRNISTRLNDTKLTKTAEPVRAVILPSDKVIVPPVVPENLPVIPLSDSPPPSRWKPGQKPWKPSYERIQEMKAKTTHLIPTQTNYSLVVVKEANASSSYRKQERSSESDRSGYSKGRSDRSSESWPRSRSRSSRSRSYSRSYSRSRSPSSSRTKSPSSGRSPSPSKYRSDRSGYSESTSDYSLSDEDRHRNKRKSTSSDPKARGLKVRQETSSESTLPYTHPKDYDESSQGLKESDSLSSSDFSSDSERSAKAKAVQEKEGRFPLEGDAEKQDKNSLSCERGEEKAKGERDSDHSKKKAAKEKCSEQPRGGAKTKRKSYSGSKWDSESNSERGEAKHNRGDSRPSSGKEEGEATSGSDTELSVTKRIKNQSNSSEGFLGTDCTWKTSKQLSSSESESSCSSSADTRGKLKKHKHGWKKTPKKSHSKKAKEKSKGKKEKKHKVQKRKEIFHWQPPLEFGEEEDDEINEKPVTKDDKKEKQLSRDIKDKKQVYEKDETVTDKMGNGEKSCVSENLLDKNTTSGVSPDHSNLNKEPIETSTSTGILNSGINVAACKSEIKQAEENNQNGLEDVIQTDDNMEICTPDRNSPGKVDVDVLSPVILTAKPLSAGVNKELQVETPEQDAVKLGNNIRDFINIKEGKEMGRQENNSAPVSGAKDCSLKSENSENTPSNMIDNKWKPLQGVGNLKPATISMTMEVKNVASAPEPKPAGLRIEIKAKNKVRPGSLFDEVRKTARLNRRPRNQESSSEEESPSRDDNSPSRSLSRSRSKSESKSRHRTRSISYSHSRSRSRSSTYSYRSRSYSRSRSRGWYSRDRSRSRSSSYHSYKSRSRSYSRSRSRSSSYGHHSRSSRSYSYDSYYSRSRSRSKRSDSYRRSRSYDRRSRSYGSDSDSDRSYSNNRSPSESSRYS, via the exons ATG TGTCAATTGAAAATATCTGTTCAAGCtttggagaagaagaagaaagtttgCTCTGACTCAGAAGCCTCAGAGTCCTCTTCCAGTGTGTCCAGCTCTTCGGAATCCTCATCTGAGAGTGAGGCTGAGAAtgaaaggagcaggaggaaaaagaggaaaagaagagctAAAACCAAACAGTCCAGGAAAcgaaggaaggaggagaggaagaaggaggatCCAAGGTGCAAGCGAACCTCAAGCCAAAGACG CAGCCTTTCTGACAAGAGCGATGTCGCAGACAAAGTCGACCTTAGCACAAAGCGGGACAAGCCTGTGGTACGTCCTGAAGAAATCCCCCCAGTGCctgaaaatagatttttgcTCAGAAGAGATGTGCCTGTTGTCAATATAGAGCCTGAACC GAAGCTTCTTGATGCTGCACCAGTTCTGACTGACCAGAAACCATCAGTCTCTAAATCTGGACGAAAAATTAAAGGAAGAGGCACAATA CGCTATCACACCCCGCCGCGGTCGCGCTCCTGCTCCGAGTCGGACGATGAGGAGAGCAGCGAGACCCCTCCCCACTGGAAGGAGGAGATGCAGAGGCTGCGGACGTACCGAGCACCCAGCGGGGAGAAGTGGAGCAAAGGAGACAA atTGAGTGACCCCTGTACAAGCAGATGGGATGAGAGAAGTGCATCCCGGAGATCCAGGTCTTGGTCCCATAACGGTTATGCTGATCTAAGCACTGTGAGATACTCCAGCCATCACAAGAAGCacaggaaagagaagaagaaggtgaagcataaaaagaaatctaaaaagCAGAAGCATTTCAAGAAGcacaagcaaacaaagaaaaagaaaacatcagcCTCATCAGATGTAGAATCCTCTCATTCCTTCCACAGGAGGACAAAATCATCTTGTGATCGTGAGAGGAAATCTCGTTCTTCCTCATTGTCTTCCAGGCGTTCATCCAGGAGAGACTGGTCTAAATCTGATAAGGAAGACCAGAGCTTGTCGTCTTTATCAAGCAGAGGGTCTCGATCATACTACAGGTCCAGATCCAGGTCTAGATCTAAATCAAGATCTTACTCCAGAAGAAGTTCTAGGTCAAGATCAGCCTCTAAATCATCGCGATCTCGAAGTAGGTCACGGTCAAGTTCTAACCCCAGGCAGCAAAAGACTGTTCCCAATTCTCCACGAAATATTTCAACACGGTTAAATGACACTAAGCTGACCAAGACTGCTGAGCCTGTCCGAGCAGTGATCCTGCCCAGTGACAAGGTTATCGTGCCACCAGTTGTCCCAGAAAATCTCCCTGTCATACCCTTAAGTGACAGTCCCCCACCTTCAAGGTGGAAACCTGGGCAGAAACCTTGGAAGCCATCGTATGAGCGAATTCAGGAGATGAAAGCTAAAACAACCCACTTAATTCCCACCCAAACTAATTACAGTTTAGTGGTTGTTAAGGAAGCCAACGCTTCTTCCTCCTATCGCAAGCAGGAGAGGAGCTCCGAGAGCGATCGGAGCGGTTATTCCAAAGGCCGCAGCGACAGGAGCTCGGAGAGCTGGCCGAGGTCCAGGAGCCGGTCCTCTCGAAGCCGCTCATACTCAAGATCTTACTCAAGGTCTAGAAGCCCATCGAGCTCGAGGACAAAATCTCCTTCCTCTGGCAGGTCACCATCCCCGAGTAAATACCGCAGTGACAGGTCGGGCTACAGCGAGTCCACGTCCGACTATTCGCTCAGCGATGAGGACAGGCACAGGAACAAAAGGAAATCCACATCCAGCGATCCCAAAGCTCGGGGCCTCAAAGTGAGACAGGAAACGAGCTCTGAAAGCACTTTGCCTTACACGCATCCAAAGGATTACGATGAGTCTTCCCAAGGGTTGAAGGAGAGTGACAGTTTGTCATCCTCAGACTTCTCCTCCGACAGCGAGCGCTCTGCCAAAGCCAAAGCGGTCCAAGAAAAAGAAGGCCGCTTTCCATTAGAAGGGGATGCGGAGAAACAGGATAAAAATAGCTTAAGTTGTGAGAGAGGGGAGGAGAAAGCCAAGGGTGAGCGAGATtctgatcactccaaaaagaaagcagctaAGGAGAAAtgctcagagcagcccagagGTGGTGCAAAAACCAAACGCAAATCCTACTCAGGTAGCAAATGGGACTCGGAGTCAAACTCTGAAAGAGGAGAGGCAAAGCATAATAGGGGGGATTCCAGACCCTCCTctgggaaggaagaaggagaggCCACCTCAGGGTCTGACACGGAGCTTAGTGTTACCAAAAGGATAAAAAACCAATCCAATTCCTCAGAGGGCTTTTTGGGTACTGACTGCACCTGGAAGACAAGCAAACAGTTGTCATCTTCTGAATCTGAGAGTTCTTGTTCCAGCTCAGCAGACACTCGAGGCAAGTtgaaaaaacacaaacatgGGTGGAAAAAGACTCCTAAAAAATCACAttccaaaaaagcaaaagaaaaatcaaaagggaaaaaggagaaaaaacacaaagtccagaaaagaaaagaaatatttcattggCAGCCCCCGCTTGAGTTTGGAGAAGAAGAGGATGATGAGATAAATGAAAAGCCGGTTACCAAGgatgataaaaaagaaaagcagcttagCAGGGACATAAAGGATAAAAAACAAGTTTATGAAAAGGATGAAACAGTCACAGATAAAATGGGAAATGGTGAAAAGTCGTGTGTCAGTGAAAACCTTTTAGATAAAAACACCACaagtggggtctcaccagatCACAGCAACCTTAATAAAGAGCCCATTGAAACAAGCACTTCAACTGGTATTTTAAACTCAGGAATAAACGTGGCTGCCTGCAAGAGTGAGATTAAGCAAGCTGAAGAAAATAACCAGAATGGGCTGGAAGATGTTATTCAGACAGATGACAACATGGAGATTTGTACTCCAGATCGTAACTCGCCGGGGAAGGTGGATGTGGATGTTTTGTCTCCTGTCATTCTCACTGCTAAACCTTTAAGTGCTGGTGTAAATAAAGAGTTACAGGTTGAGACCCCTGAGCAAGATGCTGTCAAACTGGGAAACAACATAAGAGactttattaatattaaagaaggaaaagaaatgggaaggcaagaaaataactctgctcctgtgtctggtGCTAAAGACTGTagtttaaaaagtgaaaattctgaaaatacacCAAGCAATATGATAGACAATAAGTGGAAGCCTTTGCAAGGTGTTGGTAACTTGAAACCAGCAACAATCAGTATGACCATGGAGGTTAAAAATGTAGCATCAGCACCAGAACCTAAACCAGCAGGTTTAAGaattgaaataaaagcaaaaaataaagtaaGGCCTGGTTCTCTCTTTGATGAGGTGAGGAAAACAGCCCGGCTAAATCGTCGGCCAAGGAACCAAGAAAGCTCCAGTGAGGAGGAATCTCCAAGCAGAGATGACAACAGCCCTTCCAGGAGTCTCAGCAGGTCACGAAGTAAATCTGAGTCCAAATCCAGACACAGAACAAGGTCCATATCCTACAGTCACTCGAGAAGTCGATCCCGAAGTTCTACATATTCATATAG GTCCAGGAGCTACTCGAGGAGCCGGAGCCGGGGCTGGTACAGCAGAGATCGCTCCAGGAGCCGGAGTAGTTCCTACCACAGCTACAAGAGCCGTAG TCGGAGCTACAGCAGGAGCCGATCCAGGAGCAGTTCCTATGGTCACCACAGTCGATCCAG CAGGTCCTACAGCTATGACAGTTACTACAGCAGGAGTCGGAGCAGGAGCAAGAGGAGCGACAGCTACCGGAGATCTCGGAGCTACGACCGGAGATCCAG GTCCTACGGCTCTGACAGCGACAGCGATCGTAGCTACTCCAACAACAGGAGCCCCAGTGAGAGCAGCAGATACAGTTGA